The genomic DNA GCCGGTCGATTACGACTATCTGCGCAAGTTCCTGAAAGAGCGCTCCGGCCTCGATCTGTCGCCCGACAAGCAATATCTGGTCGAGAGCCGGCTGTTGCCGCTGGCGCGCAAGGCCAACCTTCCCGGCATTCCCGATCTCGTGCTGAAGATCAGGAACGGTGACGGCCGGCTTGCCACCGACGTGGTCGAAGCCATGACCACCAACGAGACCTTCTTCTACCGCGACAAGATTCCGTTCGATCATCTGCGCGAGACCATCCTGCCGGGACTGATCCGGGCCCGCGCGGCGCGCAAATCCTTGCGCATCTGGTCGGCGGCGTCGTCGACGGGGCAGGAGCCCTATTCGATCGCGATGTGTATCAAGGAGATGGGCGCGGCCCTCGCCGGCTGGCGCATCGAGATCGTCGCGACCGACCTGTCGCAGGAGGTGCTGGAGAAGTCGAAGGCCGGAATCTACAGCCAGTTCGAGGTGCAGCGCGGCCTGCCGATCCAGCACCTGATGAAGTATTTCACGCAAACCGGCGAGCTGTGGCAGCTCAACGCCGACATTCGCGCGATGGTCCAGTTCCGCCAGCTCAATCTGCTGCAGGACTTCTCCCATCTCGGCACGTTCGACGTGATCTTCTGCCGCAACGTCCTGATCTATTTCGACCAGGACACCAAGGCCGTGATCTTCGAGCGGATGGCGAAGGGCCTGGAAGCCGACGGCACGCTGCTGCTCGGGGCCGCCGAATCCGTCGTCGGCATCACCGATGCGTTCCGTCCCATCACCGAGCGTCGCGGTCTCTACCAGCTCAACCCCGCACGCTCCGGCTGCCCCATGGGCGGGTTGATGCCGCCGTCGCTGAAGGTCGCCGCGGCGAGGTGAGCTCTCTTGCCTCGCCCCGCTTGCGGGGAGAGGCATAGGCCGTGCATCAGTATTTTTGCAGTTCGGTCTCGAGGGCGGACTTCACTTCTTCTGCCGATGGCGTAACGCCCTTGCTCGCAGGCGTGAAGAAGACGCCTGGCAAGACACCATCTATCTGCAACTTCGGTAGGAGTACCTCGAGGAGGTCGCTCAAGGATATCGAGCGAGGTACATACCCACTCCACTCGCCTGAGGCGCACACGTCGGCGTATTCCTTTGCGGGCCATAGCGGGAACACGGTCTTTCCATCATCCGTCGCTGCAAGAGCCCATCCGTCCCGGTGCAGACCCCACACGAGCTGCTGATCTGCAACAACTTTGATGAAATGCTCGAAGCGTTTCGCGCCAGGCAGTGCAATCACCGCCGCCATCTGCTTCGGGGGCACTTTCATGAGATAGCTCTTCCTACAAGATCGCATGCGGCAGGAACCGAGAGCCGTTGCCCGTGATCGGGCTCTCGTCTTCGCGGATCGACAGGCCGCACGGCTCGTGGTTCACCAGCCAGCTTCCAACAACCACGTAGTTGCCGGAAAAATTCGGCAGCGGCGACAGCGCCTGCCGTATGAAGCCTTCAGCGCCATAAGGGCCCGCCTGCTCGTCGAGCGGCGTGCCGCCCGAGACCAGCGTGACATTGGCGCCTTCGCGCGACAGCAGCGGCTTGCGGACATAGGACGTTCCGAGCTCCGCGGCCCGCGCGTCGTCCTCGAAGAAGGCCGGCAGCAGGTTGGGATGGTTCGGAAACATCTCCCAGAGCAACGGCAGGATGCCCTTGTTGGAGAGCACCGCCTTCCATGGCGGTTCGATCCAGCGCGTCGCTGCGCCCTTCAGCTTGGCGCCGAACGCGTCCTGGAACATCCATTCCCAGGGGTAGAGCTTGAAGGCGAGCGCGATGTCGGCATCGTCGAGATCGACGAAGCCGCCGCCCTCGTCGCGCCAGCCGACCTGCCCGATGTCGAGCAGCGTGGTCGAGAGTCCGGCCTGCCGTGCCGTGTCTTCGAGATAAGCGAGCGTGCCGGCGTCCTCGGCATTTTCAATTGCGCCGGCGAGGTGCAGGTGACGGCCCGCGGCGATCGTCTTCCATGCCTCGATCAGGCGTTCATGGATGGAGTTGAACTGATCGGCCCGCACCGGGACGATGCGGCGCTCGATCGCCTGTTCGAGCCAGGTCCATTGAAACACCGCGGCCTCGAAGATCGAGGTCGGCGTATCCGCGTTGTATTCGAGCAGCTTCGCCGGCCCCTTGCCGTCGTATTTCAGGTCGAGGCGGCCGTAGAGGCTGCGGTCGTCGCGCTTCCAGCTCTCGGCGATCAGGCTCCAGAACGCTTCCGGAATCTGCAGGCGCCGCAAATAGCGTTCCTCGCCGATGACACGGCCGGCAAGCTCCAGGCACATCGCGTCGATCTCGCCGGTCGGCGTCTCGATGCCGCGCTCGATCTCGTCCAGCGTGAAGCCGTAATAGGCACGCTCGTCCCAATAGCGTTCGCCGTCGATGGTGTGGAAGACGAAGCCGCATTGCGCAGCGGTCTCTCGCCAGTCGTCGCGCTCCAGGCAGGTGATGCGCTGCATATTATTTCCTGCGCATGATCTTGTCGGAAAACCGGTGGCCACTTTTCCGGATCATGCGCTAGCCGCCGCCCGAAAAACCGTGGCCGAACGAGCCGAAGCCGCCGCGGCTGACGCTGCTGTGGCCGGAATCGGACGACGTCCCCGACGAGGAATGGCTCGACGAGTCGCTGCTGAAGAAGCTCGATCGCGACGAGTGCGAACTGCTGCCGCTGCCCGATGAACTGCTGCTGGTGCAGGTCGTGGTGGTCTGTCCCGGCACGGCGCCGGGCGTCGGCTCGCAGGTCTGCCGCGGCATCATCGTGTAGGCGGTGGTGCCGACCGCGAGCGTGCCCATCACCAACAGCGCGACATGGCCGGAGCGCTTCACCGGCGGCTTGGTCGGCAGCGGCAATGGCTGTGGCAGGCGTGGCCGGCGCTTGCCGAAGTCCTTTTTGGAGGGTTTGTCGACCATCTCAATAGATCATGCTGGCGGCGTTGAGCAGGCCGGCCGCGAGCGAGGACAGGCCGAGCCAGATTGCCGGCGCAAGCTCGCCGGCGGCAATCCGTTCGGACAGGTTCGGCACCGGCACGCGTACGAGAAAGAACACGATGACCTGCACGATCAGCGCGATCATGGCCCAGATCAGGCAGTCCAGCACATTGGCCGAATGCGCGATGGCGCTGACCAGCGGCGCCACGAAGCCGAGGAGGCTAAGGCCGAGCGCGATCGCTGCGGCCGGCTCGTTGTCGCGGATCAGCTGGAACTCGTTATGCGCGGTGATGCGGGTGTAGACGAACAGATACGCCACGATCGCGATCAGCCCGGTGCAGAAATAGACCAGGAAGGCGGGCAGGCCGGCCAGTGATTGCAGGATCATCATTCCCCCATCGTGCAGCGACCATTCGTCGGCGGGGGAAGCATAGCGGTTCAAATGTTAAGCCAGAGATGAGGCGATGCCCCAAAAAACAAAACCCCGCCATTTGCGGCGGGGTCCAGGCTGGGAGGAGCGAGCCCTGTCGGGCTCGCGACGTAAACGAAAGGAGATCAGGCGGGAATGCGCTCTTCGTGCTCGTGCGGCTCGCGCAGCACGTAGCCGCGGCCCCACACGGTCTCGATGAAATTGCGGCCTTCGGAGGCGTTGGCGAGCTTCTTGCGGAGCTTGCAGATGAAGACGTCGATGATCTTCAGCTCGGGCTCGTCCATGCCGCCATAGAGGTGGTTGAGGAACATTTCCTTGGTGA from Bradyrhizobium sp. CCBAU 53351 includes the following:
- a CDS encoding protein-glutamate O-methyltransferase CheR, whose translation is MTPVDYDYLRKFLKERSGLDLSPDKQYLVESRLLPLARKANLPGIPDLVLKIRNGDGRLATDVVEAMTTNETFFYRDKIPFDHLRETILPGLIRARAARKSLRIWSAASSTGQEPYSIAMCIKEMGAALAGWRIEIVATDLSQEVLEKSKAGIYSQFEVQRGLPIQHLMKYFTQTGELWQLNADIRAMVQFRQLNLLQDFSHLGTFDVIFCRNVLIYFDQDTKAVIFERMAKGLEADGTLLLGAAESVVGITDAFRPITERRGLYQLNPARSGCPMGGLMPPSLKVAAAR
- a CDS encoding DUF2750 domain-containing protein produces the protein MKVPPKQMAAVIALPGAKRFEHFIKVVADQQLVWGLHRDGWALAATDDGKTVFPLWPAKEYADVCASGEWSGYVPRSISLSDLLEVLLPKLQIDGVLPGVFFTPASKGVTPSAEEVKSALETELQKY
- a CDS encoding DUF350 domain-containing protein, yielding MILQSLAGLPAFLVYFCTGLIAIVAYLFVYTRITAHNEFQLIRDNEPAAAIALGLSLLGFVAPLVSAIAHSANVLDCLIWAMIALIVQVIVFFLVRVPVPNLSERIAAGELAPAIWLGLSSLAAGLLNAASMIY
- a CDS encoding glutathionylspermidine synthase family protein codes for the protein MQRITCLERDDWRETAAQCGFVFHTIDGERYWDERAYYGFTLDEIERGIETPTGEIDAMCLELAGRVIGEERYLRRLQIPEAFWSLIAESWKRDDRSLYGRLDLKYDGKGPAKLLEYNADTPTSIFEAAVFQWTWLEQAIERRIVPVRADQFNSIHERLIEAWKTIAAGRHLHLAGAIENAEDAGTLAYLEDTARQAGLSTTLLDIGQVGWRDEGGGFVDLDDADIALAFKLYPWEWMFQDAFGAKLKGAATRWIEPPWKAVLSNKGILPLLWEMFPNHPNLLPAFFEDDARAAELGTSYVRKPLLSREGANVTLVSGGTPLDEQAGPYGAEGFIRQALSPLPNFSGNYVVVGSWLVNHEPCGLSIREDESPITGNGSRFLPHAIL